One stretch of Variovorax sp. 54 DNA includes these proteins:
- a CDS encoding ABC transporter substrate-binding protein codes for MRPLRIGVIGSWSGPYAGGGRQFDAGMAVWLADHKQQIAGRPVELLRRDVPGSAPEQARRQAQDLIENERVDLLTGLDFSSNAYAVGTVATQSRVPTVIMNAASSGITGRSPFMVRVSFTIAQVTAPLARWALQQGLRDVCTVVADYASGVDAESAFVSGITAGGGRVGAMLRVPLNTLDYSAYMLRLRELKPQAVFFFLPSGQMPAIFLKFWRDRGMADTGIRLLATGDATDDHYLDGIGELAEGLVTSHHYSFAHESPANRRFAGAFEAEYGSHLRPGYFAVAAHDGLAAIDAALSAPGARGGKAGAERLVDAFRGLQLDSPRGPVEIDAHTRDVVQSVYIRRVERRDARWINREFECIERVRDAGIGLG; via the coding sequence GTGCGGCCATTGCGCATCGGGGTCATCGGTTCGTGGTCGGGGCCCTATGCGGGCGGCGGGCGCCAGTTCGACGCCGGCATGGCGGTCTGGCTGGCCGATCACAAGCAGCAGATCGCGGGCCGGCCGGTCGAACTGCTGCGCCGCGACGTGCCCGGCAGCGCGCCCGAACAGGCACGGCGCCAGGCGCAAGACCTCATCGAGAACGAGCGCGTCGACCTGCTCACGGGGCTGGATTTCAGCTCCAACGCGTACGCCGTCGGCACCGTCGCCACGCAGTCGCGCGTGCCGACCGTGATCATGAACGCCGCCTCCTCGGGCATCACCGGGCGCTCGCCGTTCATGGTGCGGGTGTCGTTCACCATCGCGCAGGTCACGGCGCCGCTGGCGCGCTGGGCGCTGCAGCAGGGGCTGCGCGACGTGTGCACCGTGGTGGCCGACTACGCCTCGGGCGTGGACGCCGAAAGCGCCTTCGTCTCCGGCATCACCGCGGGCGGCGGGCGTGTGGGCGCGATGCTGCGCGTGCCGCTGAACACGCTCGACTATTCGGCCTACATGCTGCGCCTGCGCGAGCTGAAGCCGCAGGCCGTGTTCTTCTTCCTGCCGTCGGGCCAGATGCCGGCCATCTTCCTGAAGTTCTGGCGCGACCGCGGCATGGCCGACACCGGCATCCGCCTGCTCGCCACGGGCGACGCCACCGACGACCACTACCTGGACGGCATCGGCGAACTGGCCGAGGGGCTGGTCACCAGCCACCACTATTCCTTCGCCCACGAGTCGCCGGCCAACCGGCGCTTCGCGGGCGCCTTCGAGGCCGAGTACGGCAGCCACCTGCGCCCGGGCTACTTCGCCGTGGCGGCGCACGACGGGCTCGCGGCCATCGATGCGGCGCTGAGCGCACCGGGTGCGCGCGGTGGCAAGGCGGGCGCCGAGCGGCTGGTGGATGCGTTCCGCGGCCTGCAACTGGACAGCCCGCGCGGGCCGGTCGAGATCGACGCCCACACGCGCGACGTGGTGCAGTCGGTCTACATCCGCCGCGTGGAGCGGCGCGACGCGCGCTGGATCAACCGCGAGTTCGAGTGCATCGAACGGGTGCGCGACGCCGGCATCGGCCTCGGCTGA
- a CDS encoding acyl-CoA thioesterase, with translation MSSSSSASSAAATAAATLKSLPTDMELVLKVIPMPADCNANGDIFGGWVMAQCDLAGSVIPARYAKGRQATVAVNEFIFKQPVRLGDILSFYSKLVRVGRTSITVTVEVFAERFRAQGEYIKVTQATFTYVAIDDNGRPRPIEQPAA, from the coding sequence ATGTCCTCTTCTTCCAGTGCCTCTTCCGCCGCAGCGACGGCCGCCGCCACCCTCAAGAGCCTGCCCACCGACATGGAGCTGGTGCTCAAGGTCATTCCGATGCCGGCCGACTGCAACGCCAACGGCGACATCTTCGGCGGCTGGGTCATGGCGCAGTGCGACCTGGCCGGCTCGGTGATTCCGGCGCGCTACGCCAAGGGGCGCCAGGCGACGGTGGCGGTCAACGAGTTCATCTTCAAGCAGCCGGTGCGGCTGGGCGACATCCTCTCGTTCTATTCGAAGCTGGTGCGCGTGGGCCGCACCTCGATCACGGTGACGGTCGAGGTGTTCGCCGAGCGCTTTCGCGCCCAGGGCGAGTACATCAAGGTGACGCAGGCCACCTTCACCTACGTGGCCATCGACGACAACGGCCGCCCCCGCCCCATCGAACAGCCGGCCGCCTGA
- a CDS encoding ABCB family ABC transporter ATP-binding protein/permease, which yields MRRSGEALSPSPHAPGGHPPDRADRSDWATLRRLFPYLWQYKWRVMAALAFMVGAKVANVGVPVLLKNLIDTMTPKPDMAQALLIVPIGLLLAYGLLRFSTALFGELRELIFAKATEGTARQIALEVFGHLHSLSLRFHLERQTGGMTRDIERGTRGVHSLISMSLYSIVPTIIELVLVLTILGVKFDSLFVWITGAALVLYITFTVTVTEWRTQFRKTMNELDSMAQSRAVDSLLNYETVKYFNNEEFEAKRYDASLDRYRKAAIKSQRTLSMLNTGQQLLIAISLVLMLWRATSGVVEGRMTLGDLVMVNAFMIQLYIPLNFLGVIYREIKQSLTDLDKMFVLMEKEREVRDAPGAQPLAGINSSIRFEDVSFAYEPERPILKHVSFEIPAGKTVAVVGPSGSGKSTLARLLYRFYDVQQGRITIGGEDIRAVQQSSVRRAIGIVPQDTVLFNDTVEYNIAYGRPGATREEVEGAARAARIHDFISATPKGYETTVGERGLKLSGGEKQRVAIARTLLKNPPIVIFDEATSALDSANERAIQSELRSAAQGKTTLVIAHRLSTVVEAHEILVLESGVIVERGTHSELLAQQGRYAQMWALQKSEAVPLL from the coding sequence ATGCGCCGAAGCGGCGAAGCCCTTTCCCCCTCTCCCCATGCGCCTGGCGGCCATCCGCCGGACCGCGCCGACCGTTCCGACTGGGCGACCCTGCGTCGCCTCTTTCCCTATCTCTGGCAGTACAAATGGCGCGTGATGGCCGCGCTCGCCTTCATGGTGGGCGCCAAGGTGGCCAACGTGGGCGTGCCGGTGCTGCTGAAGAACCTCATCGACACGATGACGCCCAAGCCCGACATGGCGCAGGCGCTGCTCATCGTGCCCATCGGGCTGCTGCTGGCCTACGGGCTGTTGCGCTTTTCGACAGCGCTCTTCGGCGAGCTGCGCGAGCTGATCTTCGCCAAGGCCACCGAAGGCACGGCGCGGCAGATCGCGCTGGAGGTGTTCGGCCACCTGCATTCGCTGAGCCTGCGCTTTCACCTGGAGCGCCAGACCGGCGGCATGACGCGGGACATCGAGCGCGGCACGCGCGGCGTGCATTCGCTCATTTCGATGTCGCTGTACAGCATCGTGCCGACCATCATCGAGCTGGTGCTGGTGCTCACCATATTGGGCGTGAAGTTCGATTCGCTGTTCGTGTGGATCACGGGCGCGGCGCTGGTGCTGTACATCACCTTCACCGTCACGGTGACCGAGTGGCGCACCCAGTTCCGCAAGACCATGAACGAGCTCGACTCGATGGCGCAAAGCCGCGCGGTCGATTCGCTGCTGAACTACGAAACGGTCAAGTACTTCAACAACGAGGAGTTCGAGGCGAAGCGCTACGACGCCAGCCTCGACCGCTACCGCAAGGCCGCCATCAAGAGCCAGCGCACGCTGAGCATGCTCAACACCGGCCAGCAGCTGCTGATTGCGATCAGCCTGGTGCTGATGCTGTGGCGCGCCACCTCGGGCGTGGTCGAGGGGCGCATGACGCTGGGCGACCTGGTGATGGTCAACGCCTTCATGATCCAGCTCTACATTCCGCTCAACTTCCTGGGCGTGATCTACCGCGAGATCAAGCAGAGCCTGACCGACCTGGACAAGATGTTCGTGCTGATGGAGAAGGAGCGCGAGGTGCGCGACGCGCCCGGTGCGCAGCCGTTGGCGGGCATCAACTCCAGCATCCGCTTCGAAGACGTCAGCTTCGCCTACGAACCCGAGCGCCCGATCCTCAAGCACGTCAGCTTCGAGATCCCCGCCGGCAAGACGGTGGCCGTGGTCGGCCCCTCGGGCTCGGGCAAGTCCACGCTCGCGCGCCTGCTGTACCGCTTCTACGACGTGCAGCAAGGCCGCATCACCATCGGCGGCGAAGACATCCGCGCCGTGCAGCAGTCCAGCGTGCGCCGCGCCATCGGCATCGTGCCGCAGGACACGGTGCTGTTCAACGACACGGTCGAATACAACATCGCCTACGGCCGCCCCGGCGCCACGCGCGAAGAGGTCGAAGGCGCCGCGCGCGCTGCGCGCATCCATGACTTCATTTCGGCCACGCCCAAAGGCTACGAGACGACGGTGGGTGAGCGCGGCCTGAAGCTCTCGGGCGGCGAAAAGCAGCGCGTGGCCATTGCGCGCACGCTCTTGAAGAACCCGCCGATCGTGATCTTCGACGAGGCCACCTCGGCACTCGATTCGGCCAACGAACGCGCCATCCAGTCCGAGCTGCGCAGCGCCGCGCAGGGCAAGACCACGCTGGTCATCGCGCACCGTCTCTCGACCGTGGTCGAGGCGCACGAGATCCTGGTGCTCGAATCGGGCGTGATCGTCGAACGCGGCACGCACTCAGAGCTGTTGGCCCAGCAGGGGCGCTACGCCCAGATGTGGGCTTTGCAGAAGAGCGAAGCAGTGCCTTTGCTCTAG
- a CDS encoding 2-hydroxyacid dehydrogenase, protein MSTKIPLLVLNSLSSAHQAQIAEVYDMTYAFGDAERAAAIAEHGAKFRAVLTIGVIGITPEEIAAMPAVELICCLGAGYEGVPLDVTRARGIATANGAGTNDDCVADHAFGLLISIVREFRKLDRLCREGVWREAIPQPANVSGKKLGILGLGTIGQKIAKRAAAFDMEVGYHNRKPREGATQRYFDDLKSLATWADFLILAAPGGPATKHLVNAEVLDALGPQGYLVSIGRGSVVDTEALAKALREHRIAGAGLDVYESEPKRPEPLVGLDNVLLTPHMAGWSPEATQKSVDHFLANAEGHFAGRGVRTPI, encoded by the coding sequence GTGTCGACCAAGATTCCCCTGCTGGTGCTCAACAGCCTCTCGAGCGCCCACCAGGCCCAGATTGCCGAGGTCTACGACATGACCTACGCCTTCGGCGACGCCGAGCGCGCCGCCGCCATCGCCGAGCACGGCGCCAAGTTCCGCGCGGTGCTGACCATCGGCGTCATCGGCATCACGCCCGAGGAAATCGCGGCCATGCCGGCGGTGGAGCTGATCTGCTGCCTGGGCGCGGGCTACGAGGGCGTGCCGCTCGACGTGACACGCGCACGCGGCATCGCCACGGCCAACGGCGCCGGCACGAACGACGACTGCGTGGCCGACCACGCCTTCGGTCTGCTCATCAGCATCGTGCGCGAGTTCCGCAAGCTCGACCGCCTGTGCCGCGAAGGCGTGTGGCGCGAAGCCATTCCGCAGCCGGCCAACGTGTCGGGCAAGAAGCTCGGCATTCTGGGGCTGGGCACCATCGGCCAGAAGATCGCCAAGCGCGCCGCCGCCTTCGACATGGAGGTCGGCTATCACAACCGCAAGCCGCGCGAAGGCGCCACGCAGCGCTACTTCGACGACCTGAAGTCGCTCGCCACCTGGGCCGACTTCCTGATCCTGGCCGCGCCGGGTGGGCCGGCCACGAAGCATCTCGTCAATGCCGAGGTGCTCGATGCGCTGGGGCCGCAGGGCTACCTCGTGAGCATCGGCCGCGGCAGCGTGGTCGACACCGAGGCGCTGGCGAAGGCGCTGCGCGAACACCGCATCGCGGGCGCAGGCCTGGACGTGTACGAGAGCGAACCCAAGCGACCCGAGCCGCTCGTCGGCCTGGACAACGTGCTGCTCACACCGCACATGGCGGGCTGGTCGCCCGAGGCCACGCAGAAGTCGGTGGACCACTTCCTCGCGAACGCCGAAGGGCACTTCGCGGGGCGGGGCGTGCGCACGCCGATCTGA